GCGCGCATCCCGTTTGATATACTTGAGAAGATATCGAATCGTATTATCAACGAGGTCGATTACGTAAATCGCGTTGCCTATGATATTAGCTCGAAGCCGCCGGCAACGATTGAATGGGAATAGGGAGGGCTTATGAGCGACAAAGCGTTGAAGGAGATTTACGATCTGCGTGCAAGAATCGATGAGATCGATCGGGGAATAGTTGAGCGCCTTAACGACCGGGCAAAGCTATCGCTCGATATTCGGGAAATCAAAGAAGAGAACAGCATCCAGCTCTACGATCCGG
This sequence is a window from Candidatus Aquicultor sp.. Protein-coding genes within it:
- a CDS encoding chorismate mutase, translating into MSDKALKEIYDLRARIDEIDRGIVERLNDRAKLSLDIREIKEENSIQLYDPGREEAIFQNVTTQNDGPLYDDDLRGVFEAILRAMKSLD